The DNA window ACGCAGCATCAGATCATGGAGGTCTGTGTTTTTTACAAAAGGTTTCAGCAGCTCACTTCCCGGACCATACATGGCTACCTCTGCGTAATCCCCGGAATGGTCCATGCTGATCCAGCCGACAGAATTATGTTTCTTCTGGATTTCGGAATACAGTTTAAAAGGAAGTTTCTTGTAATTGTACAGGCCGTCTTCCTTTTCAAGCCCGTTATAAAATCCTAAAAGCAGCCGTGCCTCATCATCGGTCAGGCTGATCTTGTTACCTTCATAGATCCAGTCTTTAACCTGCTGGATATTGAAATCTGCATGAATTTTATTTAAAATATACTCATTGGTATACCTGTAATCCGCTATGCTGTTGAAATTCTGCGTGGCATCCGGTCCATAGATGGTTCCCGGATTCGCATTCCCATGATCTGTGGTAATGATAACCAGCGTATTTCCATCGCGCTCCGCAAAATCCATGGCCGTCTTTACAGCTTCATCAAAAGCCAGCTGATCATGGATGAGTGCCGCAACATCATTGGCATGGGCAGACCAGTCCACCTTTCCGCCTTCTACCTGAAGTACGAATCCCTGAGGATGGTCCCTCATCTGGCTGATGGCTGCCTGGGTCATCTCTGCCAGGGTAGGGGTGTTTTTAAGTTCATTAAGATGGTCGCGGTCTACACTGTACGGAAGAGCGCCTGTAGAAAAGACCCCTAATGTTTTTTGGCTCCGGTTCAGGTTGTTCAGGCCTGATGAATCCTGTATGACCTGATAGCCTTTCTGTCGGTAGACAGAATAAAGGTCCTTTCGATCCTCCCTTTTTTCGGAGTTGAAAAATTCATCTCCACCACCCATCAGTACGTCCATCCCTAACTCGGCATACATTTCTGCGATCATCGGTTCTGCATTCCTTTTTTCCGAATTAACGCAAAATCCTGCGGGGGTGGCATGGGTAATGGTAACGGTTGTAACACAGCCTGCTTTTTTGCCGCTCTGTTTGAATTGCTGCCATACCGGCAGGTACTTTTCGCCGTTGGGCCCGGTATTCAGGACGCCGTTTTTTACCCTGACGCCTCCGCCGAAAGCCGAACTGGCAGCTGCCGAGTCGGTAACAATAGAACTTGCCGAGGCTGTACTCATCAGTGCCCTGGATACTTTTCCTGCTTCATAGAGACTGATCCAGTGGCTGCTTTTACCTAAAATATTTCTGGAATACAGGTCTGCCATGGTCAGGGTACCCAGGCTCATTCCGTCACTGATCATAAAGATGATATTCTTTGCCTTTTTTGAGCCGCCAAAAGAGGTTTGCTGCCCGGGAAGGGCCGCAAGTTCAAGCGGGCTTAAAGCAAAGACTCCTGAAAACAGTGCCGAACCTTTTAAGAACTTTCTTCGATCCATGATACTAATGATATTGCAATTTAAAGATTAAACAGATTAATTGTCACAGGGTTGCATTAAAAAAAAATTAAAATGCATATGGTTGCCATATTTGTATGATATGCAACATTATAACTGAACTTCATGAAACAAGACTTAATGATGGTGACCGGATCTGAAATTGATAATATGTGCAGTAATTAAACCGGCAGCCCCTACATAGATCAGAGGTATATGGATTTCAAAAATGAGATCTGCCAATACAGAAACAGCAATCAGCAACAATGAAAACCAGAATAAGGCCTGTAGCTTTCTGCTGTGGACTTTCCTGATAATCCGCATCACAACAACGGTTCCCGTGACCAGAAAGAACAGGTCTATGTAAGGATTATGAGAAATTCCTAAAGGAATAACCATCAGCAGAGGAAAGATAATACAGTGGATAAGGCACAGGACCGCAGCGGAGATTCCTATTGCATCCAGGATCTTGTTTTTCATATTAAAAAGATTTAAATTCGTATGGTAACTTTATGGCAAAGCTATTCAAAATAATCTTAAAATGCAACATTGTTGCGTTAATTAAACAACTATGAAACAGGTAAGGAATACTCAGGCAAAGACAGAAATACTTAATCTTATCAACCGTTCCGATGTAGCGCTGTCGCATTCGGACATACAGCAGAAACTCGGCGACCTTTGTAATCGGGTTACTATTTACCGGGTGCTTGACCGGCTTGAGAATGAAGGTCAGATCCATAAGGTGACCAACATTGACGGCGTAGTTAATTTTGCCCGCTGCAGCGATGTATGTTCTGAAAAACAGCATCAGCACAATCATCACCATTTTAACTGTGAAGTATGCCATTCTGTAACCTGTATAGAAAATGTGATCCCTGCCCTCAGTCTTCCTGAAAATTATGTCGCAAAAGAATACAATTTTGTCATAAGCGGGATCTGCCCGAAGTGTTCATAAGTATTCAAATGATGACTTTTTGTCTGTGATTTGCCTATTTTTAATTATTCAAATTATATTTTAATATTACTCCTTTTTAAACATCGCTTTCCGTTTTATAAGCTTCTCATCATTCGATGCTTAATTATATTGGGGTATGTATGTTTAAATAGTCTGAAATCACATGTCTTATCATAGAAATGTGATATATAGCATATTCTTTCATCATCTTTTCTGCATTACATAATCAGTACAAAAGCCACTTTGACAGAGGTGATTTTATACTGGCATATTTTATGTTTATTATTAAACGCATTTTTATGATTTAAGGTATATTAGTGAACTATTTTCAATATTTCAGAGACTTTTAACAGTAATTATTTAACAGGTTGGTATTTGACCCGACACATGCAGTTGAACATGATTCTAGATCGGATGTGAATATCTTTCTACGGATCATACGAAAGGTTAAATGAATTTTATATTCATAAAATAAATGCTTAAATAATACTGCCCATTATCTATGTATGTCATTACAGATCAGCTGAGGAATTTAGGCTTCAGCGTCAATACCCTCAATAATCTGATAATAAGAAACAATAATATCAGGAAATTCAATACACTGGAGTATTTCTGCATTTATATCATTATGGAAGACATCCACATTGAAGTTGAGAACATGCATTATATCATCAAACCCGGACATATTGCATTTATCGGTCCCCATAAGCAGGTTAAATTCGGTCCCGCTTTAGGAGAGGAAATTTTTATTATTGTTTTTTCATCCAGCTTTTATGAGCGTTCTTCCAAGGACAGCCTGTTTTTGAATTCCCAGCTCTTTTTCAATTATAGTACGGATTTTTTTATTGCTCCATTTACCAACCTGGAAGAGAAAAGAGCTGTCTTTATGGAGCGTATGGAAAGTTTTCAGCTTAAGGATGAGAGCCTTTATATTTCTGCAGCCCATAATGCGATAGAAAGGCTGATTCTTGATGCATTTCTACATATACCCTCAGATGAAATGAAGAAAGATGTGAAGTTTGATTACCTGTATTATGTAAACCGGTTCAAGGTTCTTTTGCAGAGGGATTACAAAAAGGCAAAAAAAGTTTCTTATTATGCCGCTGAACTTAATATTTCAGCAAGGAAACTTACGGAGATGACAGAATATGTTTTAGGTAAGACGGCTAAACATATCATCATTGAAAAAATTATAAGCGAATGCAAAAAAGCTTTAAATTTTTCAAATAATACCATTTCTGAAATTTCTTATGATCTGGGTTTCAGCAATGAAGGAAATTTTAGCAATTTTATTAAAAAACATACAGGAAAAAATCCTTCAGAAATGAAGCAATAATGAAAAATATTGTATATTTACTATAATAACCGTTAAGTGATAAAATTGGTTATATGGGTACGAAATATTTTTTATTAGCTATGTTCCTTTTAGTTTGTACAAGGGTATTTTCACAGAATGACGCCATACGTCTGAACGTAAATCTGTATCCTGTACAAATGATGACTTTAGAGGCTCAGCCCAAAGTTGATAAGGATATTGATGTTGTGATGCCTGAAAAAAGGCAACTGATTGTCTCCAGCCCTTCCGGGTTTCAGATTGATGCCAGTCATGGCCATTCTGATGTGAAGGATATGTATGATTACAGAGTGAAGGAATCCTCTGTAAAGCCGCTCTGCAAAAAGGTTCATCATCTTTTTGAGGCCACAAGAGGTGCGGTTGAAAAAAAATACAGCATTGATAAGAATATGGAGAAAATTATACAGAAAATCAGTTGTTCTGAAACTGAAAATTCCGACCATTTGGTATTGACTCTCATTTCTCAGTAATTATTTACCGTGATATGGTGCCCGTTTTGACGTGGGTACTGCCTGTTTTTAACAAAAAATACAGGCCGGATGATGTTGGTAAATTAAACAATGTTTAACATAGTTGTTTTATTGTTGTATAATTGTTAATTATAATGATTTATGGAATTCTGCTTTTCGTATTTTCTTATCAAATCCTACCTTAGTTTTTATTCGTATTTACGCGACAAAATTTACAAATAACAAGTCTTTTTTTACAAAAGTTGTGGTATCTGTTTTGTTTAATTTTGCACAAGAATTTTTAACAATAACTTAATACAACAATTTAGACCTATTATGAAAAAGATTATTTTCGGTTCTTTAGCTCTTTTCGGAATGGTTACTGTAAGCGCTCAAAGTGTTACGCTTAATGTAAGATTAAAACCTATCCAGACTCTTGTTATCAACAGTGCCCAGAAAGTGGTTAATTTAGACTATACCACTAAAGACGATTACTCTAATGGAGTATCATCCGTAAATGCTGACCACTTAAGCATTTACAGTACCGGTGGATTCCAGGTAAAAGTTAAAAGCTCCAACGCTGTTATGCAGAACGGAGCCAAGAGCATCCAGGCTAACAGTATCCAGATCAAAGCGACTGCAGGATCGGAAGCCGTTAACGGAGCACAGTATGCCCAAAATGTACAGTTGTCCGCAACTGAAGCTACCCTGGTAACTTCTACTGTAGGTGGTGTGGATAAAAAAATCAACATCGAATACAAAGGTGCAGGTGCTAACGCTTATCTGGACAACTATATCGCAGGGCAAACCCCTTCTGTTTACAGTACGGAACTTACGTACACGATCATTGCACAATAGAAACTGATTAAAATATTAAAATATGAAGTGTTACAAGTAGTATTGTAGCACTTTTTCTGTAATTTTAATATTAAATAAATTTTAATGAAGAAGCTGCATTTTATTTTTCTCTGCCTTATCTGTTCTATGTATTCCTTAGTATATGCACAAACAGGAGTTTCCGTATCTCCTCCCAGGCTATACTTTGAATCAGGACTCGGAAACAGCGGTACACAAATGATAACGGTCACCAATGTGAGTGCAAAAAATTCGCTGGATCTGGCGGTCAGCCTCGGTGATTGGGAATACAATGACAAAGGAGAAAATTTAATGTCTGCTGCAGGGACCCTGCCGGTATCATGTGCCGGTTGGATTTCGGTGAAAAAAGAGGATAATTATTTTACACTGGCTCCCGGACAGAGAAAAGATATTGATGTCACCGTAACCGTTCCCAACATTTTATCCGATCAGCTGAGCGCTCATACGGCAGTGCTGTATGTAAGCCAGATGAACCCGGTGGATGATGTGGACAATAAAGGTGCTAATATCAAAGTGAGCATCCGTTCGGGCATTAAGATATTCCATAAACTGCCGTCTGCCAATACGAAGAAAATAGAGATCAAAAACCTTATTTTTGAAAAATCGGCAAAAACCCTGAACCTCTTTTTTGAAAACCAGGGCAACGTATGGATTGACGGGAAAGTTTCCGGAGACCTTGTGAATACACAGACCGGTAAAAAGATATCTATTGATCAGATTATTTTTTATACCATGCCCGGAAATAAAAGAGAAATAGATATCCCTCTTCCGGCATCCCTGGAGAAAGGAAAATATACGGCATCTGTACTGATTGATTATGGTGACAGCAATAACCTCGAAGTAGGAGAGCTAAAATTCACATATGAATAACAAGAAATCTTATATCATACTATTATTACTGAGTGTTTATCTGAATTGTTTTGCGCAGATCTCATACAATTCATGGGTAAACGATTACCTGATGATTAATTCTTTTAGCGGTAATACCAATCCGGAATCCTATACCGTTAATCTTTCAGGAAACGGATATATCAATATCCCGTACTGGAGGCTTTCCGTACGGCTGATGTCTCCCATTACTTCTGCTGACGGAAGTTATACCATTCCGGCCAATAAGGTAGCGTTCCGGCCGGTTTCCACTTCCGGGAATGCTTATCCTTATAATGTTCCTACCGTTTCCCAGATCGGGATGCCGCTGAACGTAAACCTGCAGGAAGGGCAGGAGGTTTTCCTGGTGCCACAGTCCAATGCGGCCCTGTATAATTTTCCATTCCTGTTTTTTGGGTATTATTACAATCTTCAGATCAAATACAGCCTGACCCTGCTGGGTGGAGCTTATCTCGGAAATTATCCTTCCTGGACCAATTTTGTAGCGCCGATGCAGTTTACTGCGTATGACCGTTACAATAATGTGATCGGAAGGATGGATCATTATTTCAAGTTCCAGATCGGTACGCTTTCCGGGAATCCTCCGGATGTTCCTGAGCTGTCGCTGAAGTTTGCGGGAAATGCCGTTAACGGACTCCTGGAATTCAACAGCCGCAATGATTATATGAACGGAGTAAAGACTACCTATCCCAGCGCACTCATCGTAAAAAGCAACACCAATTATCAAATCAAAGTAAGATCATTGCAAAGCCAGTTTGTATCGCAGGCAGGAAATACACTTCCGCTTGAAACGGTAAACCTGGCACTTGCCGCCGTATCGGGAAATCCTGCCAGTGTGTATTCCGTTGCACTAAGCACAATGCCGCAGCTGGTGGCTAAAGGAAGTTATACCCAGGGGTCCAGTGTCTACTTTGATATTAACTATTCCACAAGCCCTAATGATCAGAGATTCATTACTGCTAAACCGGCAGATTACTCTACGACACTACAGTATGAAATAACGCCACAATAAATACCAGAATGCCCGTTCATCCTTTCAGGAACATAATAATTGTATTTTTTGCACTGCTTTCGTGTGTCCTGATCTCTGCACAAAGCCTTTCTGGGATTAGTATGGACATCCGTAATGAAACCGGCAAAGACAGATCCGGGATCCTTGATCTTACTGTTATGCTGAAAAATCAGGGAAGCAGCCGTTTCAAAGGGCATGTGCATATTTCCGTACCTGCCGGCTTCAGGAATATTATGGACACGGATATGGAGGCCGATCTCGGTCCGGGTGAAAGCGCTTTTCTGCCGGTAAAGATCGTTGTGACCAATAATGCGGTTTCAGGACTTTCCAATATTGTTTTTGATCTCAGGGATCTGCAGGGCAGGATTATAGAACGTAAGCAGATAGAGTATCAGGTCGCTGAAAATACAACCATGAGGATTATTGCGGAAAATCCGGTCATCTTCATCAGTAATGAACATGATTCTATTGTTGTGCGGACAAGGGTTGCGAACCTGGGGAATAAGAAACAGGATGTAACGGTCGTTTTCAAAGTTCCCGATGCCGCTCAGGGTAACCTGTTCACGGAGCAGAAAGGAAGCATCGACGTACAGAAGGATACGGTATTTATGGTCCGGTTCATGCCTACTGCCCATATGCTTAAAAATCCGGAATTCATCATCAATGTTGCGGCATTCAGGGAACCGGACAAAGAAATTTTCGGTAATGCTTCCATATCCATCCAGAATGTATCCTCTACCCAGCGGTACCGGTATCAGAACAATGACTTTGCCAATTACACTAAAAATTCCATCACGGCAAGCTACAGGCGGATAGGGGAGACCTCCAATATGTACCAGCTTGCGGGTTCCGGTGGTTTTAATCTGCGGTCCGGCTATCTCTTTGCCAGGGCGAATATGTATACCATCAATAATCAGAATGATCCGATTGTCAATAATACTTATATTTCCTATCATCGCGGAGGCAATACTTTTACGGTAGGGAATGTCAGCAGGCTGATGGAAATGTCCCTGTTCGGAAGAGGAGCCGAATACAGCTATACGACACCGGACCATAATAAAAAACTGGAAATAGGATTTGTAGACCAGACCTTCAGCCTCATAGAAAAGAACTCTTTCCTGAAATATGGCTATGGCTTTTATGCACGCGGTGCAGTGGGCGAACAAAATGACAAACAAAGCATCTCCGCAGGGTACGTTTTCCGGAATGACCCCTACGAACATGCAGACCATAATCTGGCAGGTTCAGATTTCCGGTATGCTTTTAATAAGGACTGGAGAATGAACGGAAGGGTTTACGGCGGCCTGAGCTCCTATCAGGACCTCCGCGTGGTCAAGCCCTCTCTTGCGGTAGAATCCCAGTATTCCGGGATCATTAAAAAGATAAACCTTAACGGGAGCTATTTTTACAGCTCAGATTATTATCCGGGGAACCGCAGAGGGGTGCTTCAGGTACAGCAGAATGTTTCTGCTCAGGTATTTAAGCAATATTCGGTATACGGTAACTTTACCATCTCCGATTTTTCCCCGAAATATTACTTCTTAAACAGCAACCTGCAATCCAACAGTACGCGATTTGATGCAGGGCTGAACTTCCCCCGGAAAGGAAATTTCGGGCTTGGAGTCAGTTTTCAGTACCAGCAGGAAAAGTCAAATACCTACAATAATTTTTTTGATACCACCTTGAACCAGGAATCAAAGCAGCTCGTATCCAGGAGGCTAACGGAATACCTGAACTGGACCAGTTCCGACCTTAAGCATTCAGCCGGATTGGGGCTTGAAGCCGGATTGGTCAACTATCCGGACTTGCAACGTCCGAAATACCAGATGAAAGCGGTTGGAAATTACAATTATAAGTGGCTCAATGCAAGCTTTTCATACCAGTACGGAAGCTATTACCTTTCGGAATATGCTTTTTCGAAAATCTTTAACCAGTCGGGTGCCTATACAAAACTATTCCTTTCAGCATTTGTCAACCAGGAATTTTTCGACCATCAGTTTATCTTCAACTCAGGCCTTTCATATACGGATGACCTCCTGTACGGGAAATCACCATCCGGTTTTGTCAACCTTAAATACAACCGGGAACGGTATGGTGTATTCCTGAATTCCTCATGGTTCAACTATGCCTCAAGAAGTACCGGGAATAATATCTTTACCATCGAAGCCGGTGTTACTCTTCAACTTGAGCCTTCCGCACTGAATGCCGGCAAAAAAGGAAATATCCATGCTTTCGTCTATTTTGATCATAATGATAATAATATTTACGATGAAGGTGATAAGCCTGCAGAGGGCTATCTGATCATGCTGAATAACATTTCCTTTAAAACGGATAAGGAGGGAATGCTGTCCTATAATGCCGTTCCGTTCGGAAAGTACCCGATGAAACAGATCATTCAGCAGGGTTGGTACTATAATGAAGTGAATGTTGAACTGAATAAGTATAACTATTCCCTGGATATTCCGCTGCATCAGAATGGGACCGTACAGGGGAGCATCCTATATGATTATGATGCCAAGACCGCTTTGGAATTCAGTCCGAAGACGGGCGGAATTGTATTCAACATCTACAAAAACGACAGGCTGCTACAGCGTACGGTAACGGATGATAATGGAGAATTTGTTTCTTTTCTGGAATCGGGAGTTTACAAGATAGAACTCAATCAGAATTCACTGCCTGCCAATACCTACTGTGAACGTACTGCTGTGGAGGTAAACATCCAGGCGGGAAAAATCCAACGTGTTGATCCGTTTATGATCAGGGTAAAGACGAAAAATATACGGGTGAAAAAGTTCGGTGAAGAGTAAGTGTGATATTATTTCAGGATCAGCAGCTTCTTAAGCTCACAATTCAGGCATCCCAGGATGAATTCAGTAAAATACATCTGGGCACTCATCGAAGAGGTTTTAGGGTGCAGTTCAAGGGTTTTTGAAAGAACAATCTCATTCCGGTATGCAAGACAATAGTTGGCGTGTATCGTCTTCAGTCCATCAGAAATAAGGTTTCCATGCACTCCTATTCCCCAGTCTGACCTGAAAATCTTAGAAATACTTAAGGCCATGCGTTCTGCGATGCTATGGGAGGAAGGACCGTCATGCTGTTCAGGTTCCGGATTAAATAGTTCCGGGACATGGTCGCTATTCTGTGTATAGGTAAAACCACCTTTAAAAATATCCTTTGCATTCTGCATCTGAGCGAAAGAAAATTGAAGCAGTCCTGAAGTAATATTTTCAGCAACAGAGACTGTTTCATGTTCTGTCGTTAAGGTATCATTAATGAAATTCAGCAGTCGGTGGTTCAGTTCCATGGTGTGTGTAATTATTGGTCAGGATACAATAACTAAGCCAGTATTCATAAATAATGATGTTGTGGTTGAATATTTACATATTTTCTAAAAATATATAAAAAAGGAACAACTTTTGAAGGACTGCCTCAGATACCACAAAACGCTATGAAAAACAAATATTTTGGAAAGATAGCATTGATCGGAGGGGGACCCGCATCTTTGTTTATCATGAAACACATTGTTGAAGAAAAATTACAACCGGAATCCATTTACATTTTTGAAAAGAACGAACGCTTAGGTGCCGGGATGCCATATGGTAAATATGGTGCCGGTATAGAACATGTGGCAAATGTATCGGCCAATGAACTTCCTGAGCTCGCAGAGGATTTCGTAATCTATATCAACAGGCATCCGGCGATAGAATTCAAAGGCTTTTATGATGGTCACGGTATTAATGAATACCAGGTAATCCCAAGGCTTTTATTGGGTAACTACCTGGAAGAACAGTTTAGTCAGTATATTTCCAGAGCTAAAAAGATGGGGATTGATGTCCGCGTTTTTACCAATTCGCCTGTAGTGGATATCATTAGAAAAGAAAAGGAAGAATCCTTTGAAGTGGTCACAGAAAATGAGGATCGTCACCATGTAGGAAATGTGATCATCTGTACCGGTCATTCCTGGCCCAAACGCAACGAGCAGAAAGTCAAAGGCTGGTATGATTCACCGTATCCTCCATCCAAATTTTCAGAAGTTACCAATCATCCGGTTGCCATCAGGGGAACATCATTAACTGCGGTAGATGCAGTAAAAACCCTTGCCAGACATAACGGTTATTTTGAATCTAAAGGTGATGAAGTTCAGTATTTCACCAATAAAGGGAGTGAGGATTTTTCCATCAGCCTGTTTTCGTTAGGAGGATATCTTCCGGCACTGAGATTCCATTCGGAAGAAAGCGCTTATTCGGAGGGGTGGATCATGTCTCTGGAAGACATTTATGAATATAAGAAATCCCATAACGGGTTTGTGGATCTTGATTATGTATTTGAAATTAATTTCAAGAAGCCGCTTCAGAAACGGGATCCTGATTTTTATGAAACCATCAGAGCATTGAGCATTGAAGAATTTGTTGAAAAAATGATGGAAATCCGTGACAGGCTGGATGGTTTTGAACTCTTCAAGGCAGAATATGCAGAAGCGGAAAAATCCATCAGAAGGCATCAGTCCGTCACCTGGAAAGAAGCACTTTCAGCATTCAGCTACGCCGTTAATTATCCTGCAAAACATTTCTCTGCTGAAGATATGCTCAGGTTACGCAAAACCCTGATGCCACTGATCTCAATTATTATTGCGTCCCTTCCACAGTCATCCTACCGTGAGCTGATTGCGTTGTATAATGCCGGAAAGATCAGCCTTATTGATGTAGATGAGAAGAGCCATGTTGAACCTCATAACGAAGAGGGAGGGATTTATCATTATACAGATGATGAAGGAAAAGAAAAACAGGAGCATTTCAGAATGTACATTGATGCTATTGGTCAGCAGCCAATAGAATTCAATCAGGTGCCTTTTGAAGGGTTAAAAGACAGTGGGATGATCAGTTCCGGGTATCTGCGCTTCAGAAGTCCTGAACATGGTGAGGAAAGCTATGAAAAGGATCATACGAATATTATCAAAGCCGATCAGGAAAATTACTACCTGAGGGTAAAAGGGTTGAATATCAATGATTATTTTCAGGCTCTTGATTATTATGGCTACCCTGCAAAAGGCCTATTTATTATGGCTGTACCATACATTGGGGGATTGAATCCTGATTATTCCGGACTTGATTTCTGTGATACTGCAGGAAGAGTGGTGGTAAAAGCATTGAAAAAAAGCTTTAATGAAGTGCTGCTTTAAAATATTGAGCGATAAAGGATAAGGATATATAAAAACAACAAGACCCGCAGATTTGAGCTGCGGGTCTTGTTGTAATGATTAAGATAATGTTAAGATCCAGTCTGTAACATATCATAATTCATCACAGCAGGTTCTTTTCCAAAAAGACATGAGAAGATATTCTGGAATTCATGGATGTATTTACATTTAATTGAATTTCCATAAATCTTTAATCCTTCTACGATTTTTCTCGAATTCAGGTCGATATCGTATTTGATAAAAGGTTCTGGTCTCTCGTAACGTATTCTCTGTTCGGATGCATACGTTCTCATGAAACCGAATTTTTCAAGCCATTCTTCTGTAATCTGGATCGGTCTGATAGATTCTGCCGGAACCGAAACACTGCGAATATCATTTTCAATTCGTACAAAATAATCCTTTTCATGATTCTGGAAGATTTCAGTAATCCTGAAAGTATCATTCCTGTATTCAACAAGATTTTCAATTTTTAAATCAGCAACGTTCATAATATTCTGTGTTAAGATGGAGTTAAGTAATTGAGTTGGTTTTATATTATGTTTAGTTACA is part of the Chryseobacterium camelliae genome and encodes:
- a CDS encoding helix-turn-helix domain-containing protein; protein product: MYVITDQLRNLGFSVNTLNNLIIRNNNIRKFNTLEYFCIYIIMEDIHIEVENMHYIIKPGHIAFIGPHKQVKFGPALGEEIFIIVFSSSFYERSSKDSLFLNSQLFFNYSTDFFIAPFTNLEEKRAVFMERMESFQLKDESLYISAAHNAIERLILDAFLHIPSDEMKKDVKFDYLYYVNRFKVLLQRDYKKAKKVSYYAAELNISARKLTEMTEYVLGKTAKHIIIEKIISECKKALNFSNNTISEISYDLGFSNEGNFSNFIKKHTGKNPSEMKQ
- a CDS encoding FAD/NAD(P)-binding protein, which translates into the protein MKNKYFGKIALIGGGPASLFIMKHIVEEKLQPESIYIFEKNERLGAGMPYGKYGAGIEHVANVSANELPELAEDFVIYINRHPAIEFKGFYDGHGINEYQVIPRLLLGNYLEEQFSQYISRAKKMGIDVRVFTNSPVVDIIRKEKEESFEVVTENEDRHHVGNVIICTGHSWPKRNEQKVKGWYDSPYPPSKFSEVTNHPVAIRGTSLTAVDAVKTLARHNGYFESKGDEVQYFTNKGSEDFSISLFSLGGYLPALRFHSEESAYSEGWIMSLEDIYEYKKSHNGFVDLDYVFEINFKKPLQKRDPDFYETIRALSIEEFVEKMMEIRDRLDGFELFKAEYAEAEKSIRRHQSVTWKEALSAFSYAVNYPAKHFSAEDMLRLRKTLMPLISIIIASLPQSSYRELIALYNAGKISLIDVDEKSHVEPHNEEGGIYHYTDDEGKEKQEHFRMYIDAIGQQPIEFNQVPFEGLKDSGMISSGYLRFRSPEHGEESYEKDHTNIIKADQENYYLRVKGLNINDYFQALDYYGYPAKGLFIMAVPYIGGLNPDYSGLDFCDTAGRVVVKALKKSFNEVLL
- a CDS encoding CinA family protein; its protein translation is MELNHRLLNFINDTLTTEHETVSVAENITSGLLQFSFAQMQNAKDIFKGGFTYTQNSDHVPELFNPEPEQHDGPSSHSIAERMALSISKIFRSDWGIGVHGNLISDGLKTIHANYCLAYRNEIVLSKTLELHPKTSSMSAQMYFTEFILGCLNCELKKLLILK
- a CDS encoding molecular chaperone, yielding MKKLHFIFLCLICSMYSLVYAQTGVSVSPPRLYFESGLGNSGTQMITVTNVSAKNSLDLAVSLGDWEYNDKGENLMSAAGTLPVSCAGWISVKKEDNYFTLAPGQRKDIDVTVTVPNILSDQLSAHTAVLYVSQMNPVDDVDNKGANIKVSIRSGIKIFHKLPSANTKKIEIKNLIFEKSAKTLNLFFENQGNVWIDGKVSGDLVNTQTGKKISIDQIIFYTMPGNKREIDIPLPASLEKGKYTASVLIDYGDSNNLEVGELKFTYE
- a CDS encoding Fur family transcriptional regulator produces the protein MKQVRNTQAKTEILNLINRSDVALSHSDIQQKLGDLCNRVTIYRVLDRLENEGQIHKVTNIDGVVNFARCSDVCSEKQHQHNHHHFNCEVCHSVTCIENVIPALSLPENYVAKEYNFVISGICPKCS
- a CDS encoding alkaline phosphatase yields the protein MDRRKFLKGSALFSGVFALSPLELAALPGQQTSFGGSKKAKNIIFMISDGMSLGTLTMADLYSRNILGKSSHWISLYEAGKVSRALMSTASASSIVTDSAAASSAFGGGVRVKNGVLNTGPNGEKYLPVWQQFKQSGKKAGCVTTVTITHATPAGFCVNSEKRNAEPMIAEMYAELGMDVLMGGGDEFFNSEKREDRKDLYSVYRQKGYQVIQDSSGLNNLNRSQKTLGVFSTGALPYSVDRDHLNELKNTPTLAEMTQAAISQMRDHPQGFVLQVEGGKVDWSAHANDVAALIHDQLAFDEAVKTAMDFAERDGNTLVIITTDHGNANPGTIYGPDATQNFNSIADYRYTNEYILNKIHADFNIQQVKDWIYEGNKISLTDDEARLLLGFYNGLEKEDGLYNYKKLPFKLYSEIQKKHNSVGWISMDHSGDYAEVAMYGPGSELLKPFVKNTDLHDLMLRAAQVPQKQEKVY
- a CDS encoding MerC domain-containing protein; protein product: MKNKILDAIGISAAVLCLIHCIIFPLLMVIPLGISHNPYIDLFFLVTGTVVVMRIIRKVHSRKLQALFWFSLLLIAVSVLADLIFEIHIPLIYVGAAGLITAHIINFRSGHHH